Proteins encoded in a region of the Bacilli bacterium PM5-9 genome:
- a CDS encoding phosphate transport system protein (product_source=KO:K02039; cath_funfam=1.20.58.220; cog=COG0704; ko=KO:K02039; pfam=PF01895; superfamily=109755; tigrfam=TIGR02135) produces the protein MKFLDDVINSIIESLSEMFDSTIEAQKNAIQSLVQEDNKKAMSVIDGDEAINRLEEQLNYDVMIAIAKYQPVASDLRKLIAIIKVANDLERIGDYAKTISKTAILNCDKTFLNETFLKNSLKMSNIIIDLLEKAKNAFIDGDVDGAYDIIKNENQLQDLLKETISSNPFCLIEDENVESFMLLMGVIRTLERSRGHLANICEAIIFVGNGKFIEL, from the coding sequence ATGAAATTTTTAGATGATGTTATTAATAGTATTATTGAATCGCTTAGTGAAATGTTTGATAGTACAATAGAGGCACAAAAAAATGCTATTCAATCATTGGTTCAAGAAGATAATAAAAAAGCTATGAGTGTCATTGATGGTGATGAAGCAATCAATCGCTTAGAGGAACAACTTAACTATGATGTTATGATAGCTATTGCTAAATATCAACCTGTTGCCTCTGATTTAAGAAAATTAATTGCAATTATTAAGGTTGCTAATGATTTAGAAAGAATTGGTGATTATGCTAAAACAATTTCTAAAACAGCAATCCTAAACTGTGATAAAACGTTTCTTAATGAAACATTCTTAAAAAACTCACTTAAAATGTCTAATATCATAATTGATTTATTAGAAAAAGCTAAAAATGCATTTATTGATGGTGATGTTGATGGTGCATACGATATAATAAAAAATGAAAACCAACTTCAAGATTTATTAAAAGAAACAATTTCAAGTAATCCTTTTTGTTTGATAGAAGATGAAAATGTTGAATCATTTATGTTATTGATGGGAGTTATTAGAACTTTAGAAAGATCTAGAGGACACCTTGCTAATATTTGTGAAGCAATCATTTTTGTTGGAAATGGTAAGTTTATTGAATTATAA
- a CDS encoding phosphate transport system ATP-binding protein (product_source=KO:K02036; cath_funfam=3.40.50.300; cog=COG1117; ko=KO:K02036; pfam=PF00005; smart=SM00382; superfamily=52540; tigrfam=TIGR00972) has product MENIFEVKDLNLYYGQNHALKNLNINLKKNKVIAMIGPSGCGKSTFLRCLNRMNDLIENCKIDGQIIYGNDNINTESYNVIELRKKVGMVFQKPNPFPMSIYENVIYGPKCQGITNKAILDDLVEESLKKAALWDEVKDRLHTSALRLSGGQQQRLCIARTIAMDPDVILMDEPTSALDPIATAKIEELIESLKNKYTIIIVTHSMQQAARISDYTAFFLMGELVEFDLTNVIFSNPAKQQTEDYVTGRFG; this is encoded by the coding sequence ATGGAAAATATTTTTGAAGTAAAAGATTTAAATTTATATTATGGTCAAAATCATGCCTTAAAAAATTTAAATATAAATTTAAAAAAGAATAAGGTTATTGCAATGATTGGTCCGTCTGGTTGTGGTAAATCGACTTTTCTTCGTTGTCTAAATAGAATGAATGATTTAATCGAAAATTGTAAGATTGATGGACAAATCATCTATGGAAATGATAATATAAATACAGAATCATATAATGTAATTGAATTAAGAAAAAAAGTAGGAATGGTTTTTCAAAAACCAAATCCTTTCCCAATGAGCATTTATGAAAATGTTATATATGGACCTAAATGTCAAGGAATTACTAATAAAGCAATTCTTGATGATTTAGTTGAAGAAAGTTTAAAAAAAGCAGCACTATGGGATGAAGTTAAAGATAGACTTCATACAAGTGCTTTAAGATTATCAGGGGGGCAACAGCAACGTTTATGTATTGCTAGAACAATCGCAATGGATCCTGATGTTATCTTAATGGATGAACCAACATCGGCATTAGATCCGATTGCTACTGCAAAAATTGAAGAGTTAATTGAATCTCTAAAAAATAAATATACAATTATAATCGTTACTCATTCAATGCAACAAGCGGCTAGAATTAGTGATTATACAGCATTCTTTTTAATGGGTGAACTAGTTGAGTTTGATTTAACAAATGTTATTTTTTCAAATCCAGCTAAACAACAAACTGAAGATTATGTAACAGGAAGATTTGGATAG
- a CDS encoding phosphate transport system permease protein (product_source=KO:K02038; cath_funfam=1.10.3720.10; cog=COG0581; ko=KO:K02038; pfam=PF00528; superfamily=161098; tigrfam=TIGR00974; transmembrane_helix_parts=Inside_1_12,TMhelix_13_35,Outside_36_54,TMhelix_55_77,Inside_78_97,TMhelix_98_120,Outside_121_123,TMhelix_124_143,Inside_144_171,TMhelix_172_194,Outside_195_240,TMhelix_241_259,Inside_260_272) produces the protein MLNKKGGIKFINFLMYLSIILLVAFIVLVIGFILIEGLKEMNINILFNSQALIISTLMLVGITLLIAVPLGIFSAIYLQMYAKQGKVVNLIRFSIDSLTGIPSIIYGLFALSFFVYFIGINRSILAGSLSLSIVVLPLLIKNTEEAIKTINRSQIEASLALGATKYITITRVVIPFCIDGIINGVVLAIGRIIGETAAIMFVIGSLNGMPSSPLDPGASLATHLYLIIQEPTYSSGGISDAYSLAFILLFVVIFLNIIVKLVDRYFKAKRGY, from the coding sequence ATGCTTAATAAAAAGGGTGGAATTAAGTTTATTAATTTTTTGATGTATTTATCAATAATATTATTAGTGGCTTTTATTGTGTTAGTGATTGGATTTATATTAATTGAAGGATTAAAAGAAATGAATATTAATATCTTATTTAATTCTCAAGCATTAATTATTTCAACTTTAATGTTAGTCGGAATAACTTTATTAATCGCAGTACCATTAGGTATTTTTAGTGCAATATATTTACAAATGTATGCTAAGCAAGGAAAAGTTGTTAATTTAATTAGGTTTTCAATTGATAGTTTAACTGGGATACCATCTATAATTTATGGTTTATTTGCTTTATCATTCTTTGTTTATTTTATAGGTATTAATCGTTCAATTCTAGCTGGATCATTATCACTATCAATTGTTGTTTTGCCTTTATTAATTAAAAATACTGAAGAAGCTATTAAAACAATTAATCGCTCACAAATTGAAGCAAGTTTAGCATTAGGTGCAACTAAGTACATTACAATTACTAGAGTAGTTATTCCATTTTGTATTGATGGTATTATTAATGGAGTTGTTCTTGCGATTGGTAGAATTATTGGAGAGACAGCTGCTATTATGTTTGTTATTGGTAGTTTGAATGGTATGCCATCATCACCATTAGATCCTGGTGCTTCTTTAGCTACTCATTTATATTTGATTATTCAAGAACCAACATATTCAAGTGGAGGAATAAGTGATGCCTATTCCCTTGCATTTATTTTATTATTTGTTGTTATCTTTTTAAATATAATTGTAAAATTGGTTGATAGATATTTTAAAGCGAAAAGAGGTTATTAA
- a CDS encoding phosphate transport system permease protein (product_source=KO:K02037; cath_funfam=1.10.3720.10; cog=COG0573; ko=KO:K02037; pfam=PF00528; superfamily=161098; tigrfam=TIGR02138; transmembrane_helix_parts=Inside_1_16,TMhelix_17_39,Outside_40_70,TMhelix_71_93,Inside_94_105,TMhelix_106_128,Outside_129_147,TMhelix_148_170,Inside_171_202,TMhelix_203_225,Outside_226_261,TMhelix_262_284,Inside_285_292) produces MNNKKAFFFETTYKVSAFIAASFLLIIIVFIFASGLPVIKEYGLFNMLFNSEWAPNANPAQYGLLYMVLTTLFSTFISLFISVPIGVFSAAYLSKIASKKVKKTVMFFVDILAGIPSVIYGFFILKTLVKFIDDKGMYIQGISGNSMLAAIVVLALMALPTIISVATTAFDATDKSYKEASLALGANETQTIFKVDLRAAFQGVMAAIVLGAGKVVGETMAVMLVSGNAVNFPGNLLEPVRTLTANIATEMAYASGLHQSALYATGIVLFVIIMILNYILLIVIKKGGANNA; encoded by the coding sequence ATGAATAATAAAAAAGCATTCTTTTTTGAAACAACATATAAAGTAAGTGCTTTTATTGCAGCATCGTTTCTTTTAATAATTATAGTTTTTATCTTTGCTTCTGGATTACCAGTTATTAAAGAATATGGTTTATTTAATATGTTGTTTAATAGTGAATGGGCACCAAATGCAAACCCTGCTCAATATGGTTTATTATATATGGTGCTAACAACCCTTTTCTCGACATTTATCTCATTGTTTATATCAGTTCCAATTGGTGTTTTTAGTGCAGCATATCTTTCAAAAATTGCTTCAAAAAAAGTGAAAAAGACAGTTATGTTTTTTGTTGATATTTTAGCAGGTATTCCATCTGTAATTTATGGTTTCTTTATTTTAAAAACATTAGTTAAATTTATTGATGATAAGGGAATGTATATTCAAGGAATAAGTGGTAATAGTATGCTTGCTGCAATTGTTGTACTAGCATTAATGGCATTACCAACAATTATTAGTGTAGCAACCACTGCTTTTGATGCAACTGATAAATCATATAAAGAAGCTTCACTAGCGTTAGGAGCTAATGAAACACAAACGATTTTCAAAGTTGATCTTAGGGCAGCTTTTCAAGGAGTAATGGCTGCAATAGTTTTAGGGGCTGGCAAGGTAGTTGGAGAAACAATGGCTGTAATGTTAGTATCTGGAAATGCTGTCAATTTCCCAGGAAATTTACTTGAACCTGTACGTACATTAACTGCTAATATCGCAACAGAAATGGCATATGCTTCTGGTCTACATCAAAGTGCATTATATGCAACTGGAATAGTTTTGTTTGTTATTATAATGATTTTAAACTACATTTTATTAATTGTGATAAAAAAAGGTGGTGCTAATAATGCTTAA
- a CDS encoding phosphate transport system substrate-binding protein (product_source=KO:K02040; cath_funfam=3.40.190.10; cleavage_site_network=SignalP-noTM; cog=COG0226; ko=KO:K02040; pfam=PF12849; superfamily=53850; tigrfam=TIGR02136) yields MKKIISLLIFLSFGLMSCSQKAEMEVSGSTSVAPLMNEIIFKYQKDHDMKINLTADGSSAGIKAVANNISNIGMSSRELNDEEKKLNLNSYVIALDAIGVIVNKDNGVNNISLQQLHDIYSGKITNWQDVGGKNLPIRVISREDGSGTRDAFEETVSLLNENKTSEVAKTKAIIVNSSGAILENVIQKKGAIGYISLGSANNDIKLLAINNVKPNEENIKAKKYLLSRDFIIVTKKENEIIKQFINYILSDEGQKIVKNNNYIPVK; encoded by the coding sequence ATGAAAAAAATAATCAGTTTATTAATTTTTCTTTCATTTGGTTTAATGTCATGCTCTCAAAAAGCTGAAATGGAAGTATCCGGTTCAACATCAGTTGCACCACTAATGAATGAAATTATTTTTAAATACCAAAAAGATCATGATATGAAAATTAATTTAACTGCTGATGGTTCATCAGCTGGAATAAAGGCAGTTGCAAATAATATATCAAACATTGGAATGTCATCAAGAGAATTAAACGATGAAGAAAAGAAATTAAATTTGAATAGCTATGTTATTGCTTTAGATGCAATTGGTGTAATTGTTAATAAAGATAATGGAGTTAATAATATCAGTTTACAACAACTTCATGATATTTATAGTGGAAAAATAACTAATTGGCAAGATGTAGGTGGAAAAAATCTTCCAATAAGAGTTATTTCTCGTGAAGATGGTAGTGGGACAAGAGATGCTTTTGAAGAAACTGTGAGCTTATTAAATGAAAATAAAACAAGTGAAGTAGCAAAAACAAAAGCAATTATTGTTAACTCTAGTGGAGCTATCTTAGAAAATGTTATTCAAAAAAAGGGAGCGATTGGTTATATATCATTAGGAAGTGCTAATAATGACATTAAGTTATTAGCAATCAATAATGTTAAACCTAATGAAGAAAATATAAAAGCTAAAAAGTATTTATTAAGTCGTGATTTTATTATTGTTACAAAAAAAGAAAATGAAATTATTAAACAATTTATAAATTATATTTTAAGTGATGAAGGTCAAAAAATAGTGAAAAATAATAATTATATTCCAGTAAAGTGA
- a CDS encoding phosphate:Na+ symporter (product_source=KO:K03324; cath_funfam=1.20.58.220; cog=COG1283; ko=KO:K03324; pfam=PF01895,PF02690; superfamily=109755; tigrfam=TIGR00704; transmembrane_helix_parts=Outside_1_9,TMhelix_10_29,Inside_30_55,TMhelix_56_78,Outside_79_92,TMhelix_93_115,Inside_116_117,TMhelix_118_133,Outside_134_142,TMhelix_143_165,Inside_166_184,TMhelix_185_207,Outside_208_221,TMhelix_222_244,Inside_245_255,TMhelix_256_278,Outside_279_292,TMhelix_293_315,Inside_316_555), translating into MQEFISQAQAVNFDGLIVLAGLGLFLFGIKTMGDQLKLLAGSKMKTLIDKYTTNPIMGVFVGAMVTGLIQSSSGTTALTISLVRSGLMNLKQAVGIIMGANIGTTITAILIGFNLSKFAPYFIVIGAFAYMFSKKPRQEQISMLLLSFGCLFFGLSIMGDGLKVLADMPLFKDFAVELSQNKIAGVSLGIGMTVLIQSSSATIGILQSLYSDGLLDLQGTLPILFGNNIGTTITAILAAVGGSLAARRAAAAHVMFNIFGTIIFLIIFPLFLNFVVWGSDVLGLSKLMQIAFAHASFNVTTTILLFPFIGGLVYLATKIVRDKGDEDDIISTTITLDPALIKESPEVAVSVAYKATLEMSTICEKMIRNTRKFITTKDYKYVDKINGNEEIVNELNHKISSYLVEIGSYAISERDNILHNNLFYSLKDLERVGDQCINVVDYFEDIYNANEELTPMALDDLLLIFDLLDSLMANVTKLLDSPSKEIINEVNEKEDELDELEVKAKSAYIERVKNKERMGSIATSVFIDIISDLERIGDHCYNISTRANKVLERKS; encoded by the coding sequence ATGCAAGAATTTATTTCACAAGCACAAGCAGTTAATTTTGATGGACTAATCGTATTAGCAGGATTAGGGTTATTTCTATTCGGTATTAAGACAATGGGAGATCAGCTAAAATTATTAGCTGGATCAAAAATGAAAACTCTTATTGATAAATATACAACAAATCCAATTATGGGAGTTTTTGTTGGAGCAATGGTTACAGGACTAATTCAATCAAGTTCAGGAACAACTGCATTAACAATTAGCTTAGTTCGTTCAGGTTTGATGAATTTAAAACAAGCTGTTGGTATTATCATGGGAGCAAATATTGGGACAACAATTACAGCAATTTTGATTGGATTTAACCTTTCTAAATTTGCACCATACTTTATTGTTATTGGAGCATTTGCTTACATGTTTTCAAAAAAACCAAGACAAGAACAAATTTCAATGTTACTTTTATCATTTGGATGCCTATTCTTTGGATTAAGCATAATGGGAGATGGATTAAAAGTACTTGCAGATATGCCATTATTTAAAGATTTTGCTGTTGAATTAAGTCAAAATAAAATTGCCGGTGTTAGCTTAGGTATTGGAATGACTGTTTTAATCCAATCATCTTCAGCTACAATTGGTATTTTACAAAGCTTGTATAGTGATGGATTACTAGATTTACAAGGAACACTTCCAATTTTATTTGGTAATAATATTGGAACAACAATAACTGCTATTTTAGCAGCTGTTGGTGGAAGCCTTGCAGCTCGTCGTGCTGCAGCAGCACACGTTATGTTTAATATTTTTGGAACAATTATATTTTTAATAATTTTCCCATTATTTTTAAACTTTGTAGTTTGGGGATCTGATGTTTTAGGATTATCTAAATTAATGCAAATTGCCTTTGCGCATGCTAGCTTTAATGTTACCACTACTATTCTTTTATTCCCATTCATTGGCGGTTTAGTTTATTTAGCTACTAAAATCGTTAGAGATAAAGGTGATGAAGATGATATTATTAGTACAACAATTACACTAGACCCAGCACTAATTAAAGAATCGCCTGAGGTTGCTGTATCTGTTGCATATAAAGCTACTTTAGAAATGTCAACAATTTGCGAAAAAATGATAAGAAACACTCGAAAATTTATTACAACAAAAGATTACAAATATGTTGATAAAATTAATGGCAATGAAGAAATTGTAAATGAACTTAACCATAAAATATCATCATATTTAGTTGAAATAGGATCGTATGCGATTTCAGAACGTGATAATATCTTACATAATAACTTATTCTACTCATTAAAAGACTTAGAAAGAGTTGGAGATCAATGTATTAATGTTGTTGATTATTTTGAAGATATTTATAATGCTAATGAAGAATTAACACCAATGGCTTTAGATGATTTACTATTAATTTTTGATTTATTAGATTCTTTAATGGCTAATGTTACTAAATTACTTGATTCACCAAGTAAAGAAATAATTAATGAAGTAAATGAAAAAGAAGATGAATTAGATGAATTAGAAGTTAAAGCTAAATCAGCTTATATTGAACGTGTTAAGAATAAAGAGAGAATGGGAAGTATTGCGACTTCAGTATTTATTGATATTATTAGTGATTTAGAACGTATTGGAGATCACTGTTATAATATCTCTACTAGAGCAAACAAAGTATTAGAAAGAAAAAGTTAA
- a CDS encoding topoisomerase-4 subunit A (product_source=KO:K02621; cath_funfam=2.120.10.90,3.90.199.10; cog=COG0188; ko=KO:K02621; pfam=PF00521,PF03989; smart=SM00434; superfamily=101904,56719; tigrfam=TIGR01061), whose translation MDVNTLLMNLEDVVGDGFARYSKYIIQDRAIPDARDGLKPVQRRIMYAMFKEGNHFNKPYRKSAKSVGVIIGNYHPHGDSSVYDAMVRLSQDFKLNYPLVDMHGNNGSIDGDSAAAMRYTEARLSPIAMKLLENVDKNTVAFAPNFDDTELEPVVLPAYFPALLINGSTGISAGYATEIPSHNLEEIINATILRIKNPTCELDEVLKIVKGPDFCTGGIIQGKNEIKKAYETGRGRIVVRAKLNVELVKNIKVITISEIPYDVNKADLVRKLEEIKYDKVIDGIIAIRDESDRNGLSIVIELKKEADENLVLNYLYKNTNLQIYYNFNMVAIVNKSPKLLGILPLLDCYINHQKDVLINMTNYELDLSQKRMHIVEGLINAVDVIDEVIQIIRESLNRHDSIENLMSRFNFTKAQAEAIVDLRLYRLSNTDIEVLQEEHEKLLAYIRKLSSILADPKVLNQEIIAKLEEVRDEFKEDRKSIIEDDIEEIIINKEQLIQDSEVMISISKDGYIKRSSMRSYQSSSEDIVRKEDDFIFAMSTASTLDKLLIFFDNGNYAFLPVYEIQETKWKDFGKHINNYVSGVKDEKVVSAILVNDFNINHTLVSVSKSGMIKQSLIKDLELSRYSKVAKYMKLKNDDLICANFVASQADDVILVSKKGYVLRYSLKAVSLTGLKSAGIKAMKLVDDELVSAISCSAFSKEQLYFVFENGQTKRLHIGGVEIGNRVTKGVLYVKNKKTNPDEVLKIFAIAENADLFVTNSQYDVTLLKAYDTPLSQAQEGLKKSIKLENGNTIIDACIISDLHLKPLDENAIKVDILEDNELDLYDYNNLDEEQLALFEEPEE comes from the coding sequence ATGGATGTAAATACACTTTTAATGAACCTTGAAGATGTTGTTGGTGATGGATTTGCTCGTTATTCTAAATATATTATTCAAGATCGTGCAATTCCCGATGCTCGTGATGGACTAAAACCAGTTCAAAGAAGAATAATGTATGCTATGTTTAAAGAAGGAAATCATTTTAATAAACCATATCGTAAATCAGCTAAATCAGTTGGAGTAATTATTGGTAATTATCACCCTCATGGTGATAGTAGTGTTTATGATGCAATGGTTAGATTATCACAAGATTTTAAATTGAATTATCCATTAGTTGATATGCATGGTAATAATGGGTCAATAGATGGTGATTCAGCAGCAGCAATGAGATATACTGAGGCAAGATTAAGTCCAATTGCAATGAAATTATTAGAAAATGTGGATAAAAACACAGTTGCCTTTGCACCAAATTTTGATGATACTGAATTAGAACCAGTTGTTTTACCTGCATATTTTCCAGCTTTACTTATTAATGGAAGTACTGGAATTTCAGCAGGTTATGCAACAGAAATACCTAGTCATAATTTAGAGGAAATTATTAATGCAACAATTTTAAGAATAAAAAATCCTACTTGTGAGCTTGATGAAGTTTTAAAAATTGTTAAAGGACCTGATTTTTGTACTGGTGGAATTATTCAAGGTAAAAACGAAATTAAAAAAGCTTATGAAACTGGTCGTGGAAGAATTGTTGTTAGAGCTAAATTAAATGTTGAGCTAGTTAAAAATATAAAAGTAATTACAATAAGTGAGATTCCTTATGATGTAAATAAAGCTGATTTAGTTAGAAAGCTTGAAGAAATAAAGTATGATAAAGTTATTGATGGAATAATCGCAATTAGAGATGAATCAGATCGTAATGGATTGAGTATTGTTATTGAATTAAAAAAAGAAGCTGATGAAAACTTAGTTTTAAATTATTTATATAAAAATACTAACTTACAAATTTACTATAACTTTAATATGGTGGCAATCGTTAATAAAAGTCCAAAACTTTTAGGTATTTTACCATTATTGGATTGCTATATTAATCATCAAAAAGATGTTTTGATTAATATGACAAACTATGAATTAGATCTATCACAAAAGAGAATGCATATTGTTGAGGGTTTAATTAATGCAGTAGATGTTATTGATGAAGTTATTCAAATTATTAGAGAAAGTCTTAATCGACATGATTCTATTGAAAACTTAATGTCTCGTTTTAACTTTACAAAAGCTCAAGCTGAAGCAATTGTTGATTTAAGGTTATATCGTTTAAGTAATACTGATATTGAAGTATTACAAGAAGAGCATGAAAAATTATTAGCTTATATTAGAAAATTAAGTTCAATACTTGCTGATCCAAAAGTTCTAAATCAGGAGATAATTGCAAAATTAGAAGAAGTTAGAGATGAGTTTAAAGAAGATCGTAAATCTATAATAGAAGATGATATTGAAGAAATTATTATTAATAAAGAACAACTTATCCAAGATAGTGAAGTAATGATTAGTATTTCAAAAGATGGATATATTAAACGTTCAAGTATGCGCTCATATCAATCAAGTAGCGAAGATATTGTTAGAAAAGAAGATGATTTTATTTTTGCAATGTCAACAGCAAGTACTCTTGATAAATTATTGATATTCTTTGATAATGGAAATTATGCATTTTTGCCTGTATATGAAATCCAAGAGACAAAGTGGAAAGATTTTGGAAAACATATTAATAATTATGTTTCGGGTGTTAAAGATGAAAAAGTTGTTAGTGCAATTTTAGTTAATGACTTTAATATTAATCATACCTTAGTAAGTGTAAGTAAAAGTGGTATGATTAAACAATCACTAATTAAAGATTTAGAACTTTCAAGATATAGTAAAGTTGCTAAATACATGAAATTGAAAAATGATGATTTAATATGTGCTAATTTTGTGGCATCACAAGCCGATGATGTAATTCTAGTTTCTAAAAAAGGTTATGTTTTAAGATATTCTCTAAAAGCAGTATCATTAACTGGTTTAAAATCAGCAGGTATTAAAGCTATGAAACTAGTTGATGATGAACTTGTAAGTGCTATTTCATGTTCAGCATTTAGTAAAGAACAATTATATTTTGTTTTTGAAAATGGACAGACAAAGAGATTGCATATTGGTGGAGTTGAAATTGGAAATCGTGTTACAAAAGGTGTTTTATATGTTAAAAATAAAAAAACTAATCCAGATGAAGTTTTAAAAATATTCGCTATTGCTGAAAATGCTGATTTATTTGTTACAAACTCTCAATATGATGTTACTTTATTAAAAGCATACGATACACCATTATCACAAGCTCAAGAGGGATTGAAAAAATCAATTAAATTAGAGAATGGTAATACAATTATTGATGCATGTATTATTAGTGATTTACATTTAAAACCACTTGATGAAAATGCAATAAAGGTTGATATATTAGAAGACAACGAATTAGACCTTTATGATTACAATAATCTTGATGAAGAACAACTAGCATTATTTGAAGAACCAGAAGAGTAA